From a single Nocardioides sp. dk884 genomic region:
- a CDS encoding HNH endonuclease signature motif containing protein, producing MADHELPDCDTPAAVLAFAQSQRAAVQRAEFLVLEPALAWAAMHPVESVSTQTPTVGWIFGEVAVPLGGEGTPLVAEFAPMELGAALGMSTDSARALVGSALELAHRLPRTWKQMKSGVVPVWKGRRLAQLTLSLPPDGADFVDRQLAGGLGKVGWATIERLVDQARVVFDPEGAEKQRREAADGRRFDVHTGGATHDGTVRVEGELDLADALDLDTAIRQGAEELAALGSTESLDVRRSMAAGELARRQLAFDLRTEAGEGAASVVKPRQVVIHVHLSDAAISGDEAGIAHVEETRSIVSTEQVRGWCGGDAQVVIKPVIDLDAHHHTDAYAIPDRLTEQTRVTQPVCAFPWCERPARRCDTDHVVAHGDGGPTCSCNLAPLCRRHHRAKTHTVWTYDKTDAATYLWRSPHGLHLVKDRGETRLVAAHPPDE from the coding sequence ATGGCCGACCACGAGCTCCCCGACTGCGACACCCCAGCTGCCGTGCTGGCGTTCGCACAGTCGCAGCGGGCTGCGGTGCAGCGGGCGGAGTTCCTGGTCTTGGAGCCGGCGCTGGCGTGGGCGGCGATGCATCCGGTCGAGTCGGTCTCGACGCAGACGCCGACCGTCGGGTGGATCTTCGGCGAGGTGGCGGTGCCGTTGGGTGGTGAGGGGACGCCGCTGGTGGCGGAGTTCGCGCCGATGGAGCTGGGCGCCGCGCTGGGCATGTCGACGGACTCCGCCCGGGCGCTGGTCGGGTCCGCGCTCGAGCTGGCGCACCGGCTGCCGCGGACCTGGAAGCAGATGAAGTCCGGTGTGGTCCCGGTGTGGAAGGGCCGCCGGCTCGCGCAGCTGACGTTGAGTCTTCCGCCGGACGGTGCCGACTTCGTGGACCGTCAGCTCGCGGGCGGGCTCGGGAAGGTCGGCTGGGCCACCATCGAGCGGCTCGTGGACCAGGCCCGGGTGGTCTTCGACCCCGAGGGTGCCGAGAAGCAGCGCCGCGAGGCCGCCGACGGACGCCGCTTCGACGTGCACACCGGCGGGGCCACCCATGACGGGACCGTGCGGGTCGAGGGCGAGCTCGACCTCGCCGATGCGCTCGATCTGGACACCGCGATCCGCCAGGGCGCGGAGGAGCTGGCTGCGCTTGGCTCCACCGAGTCGTTGGACGTCCGCCGCTCGATGGCAGCCGGTGAGCTGGCCCGGCGCCAACTGGCCTTCGACCTCCGCACCGAAGCCGGTGAGGGCGCCGCGTCGGTGGTGAAGCCCCGGCAGGTCGTCATCCACGTGCATCTGTCCGACGCCGCGATCTCCGGCGACGAGGCTGGCATCGCACACGTCGAGGAGACCCGGTCGATCGTGTCGACCGAGCAGGTCCGCGGCTGGTGCGGTGGTGACGCGCAGGTGGTGATCAAGCCGGTCATCGACCTCGACGCACATCACCACACGGACGCCTACGCGATCCCCGACCGCCTCACCGAGCAGACCCGTGTCACCCAACCGGTGTGCGCCTTCCCATGGTGCGAACGCCCCGCCCGGCGCTGCGACACCGACCACGTCGTCGCCCACGGTGACGGCGGACCGACCTGCAGCTGCAACCTCGCCCCGCTGTGTCGCCGACATCACCGGGCCAAGACCCACACCGTGTGGACCTACGACAAGACCGATGCCGCGACGTACCTCTGGCGATCACCCCACGGCCTTCACCTCGTGAAGGACCGCGGCGAGACCCGGCTCGTCGCCGCGCACCCGCCCGACGAGTAG
- a CDS encoding DNA polymerase IV, which translates to MTGWVLHVDLDQFIAAVEVQRRPELAGLPVVVGGRGDPSERGVVATASYEARAFGVGSGMPLRVALRRCPDAVFLPVDHPAYDAASAQVMATLRELTWAGSPVVVEVLGWDEAFVAADPPAPLASDPQPAADQARAAVLEATGLHCSVGIGDNKLRAKIATDMGKPRGSFRLTAETWLEVMGERPTDALWGVGRKTARRLADLGLATVADLAAADPAELAAAFGPRTGPWLGRLGRGVDASPVDATPWVPRAHGRETTFQTDIDDWDRIAEEVRALTHRVVADIDAEGRPAARVGLKIRFAPFVTVTRSLTLPDPTHDPAVLADAAVSLLERVDHDRAVRLLGVRLEMVPPAGGYPR; encoded by the coding sequence ATGACCGGATGGGTGCTGCACGTCGACCTCGACCAGTTCATCGCTGCGGTCGAGGTGCAGCGCCGTCCCGAGCTCGCCGGCCTCCCGGTGGTCGTCGGCGGGCGTGGCGACCCGAGCGAACGTGGCGTGGTCGCCACCGCGTCCTACGAGGCGCGCGCCTTCGGGGTCGGCTCCGGGATGCCGTTGAGGGTCGCCCTGCGCCGCTGCCCCGACGCGGTCTTCCTGCCGGTCGACCACCCGGCGTACGACGCTGCCTCGGCGCAGGTCATGGCGACGCTGCGCGAGCTGACCTGGGCCGGGTCGCCGGTCGTCGTGGAGGTGCTGGGATGGGACGAGGCGTTCGTGGCCGCGGACCCGCCGGCACCGCTGGCCAGCGATCCGCAGCCGGCCGCCGACCAGGCCCGCGCCGCCGTGCTGGAGGCCACCGGGCTGCACTGCTCGGTCGGCATCGGCGACAACAAGCTGCGCGCCAAGATCGCCACCGACATGGGCAAGCCGCGCGGCAGCTTCCGGCTCACCGCCGAGACCTGGCTGGAGGTGATGGGGGAGCGGCCCACAGACGCGCTGTGGGGTGTCGGACGCAAGACCGCCCGCCGGCTCGCCGACCTCGGGCTCGCGACCGTCGCCGACCTCGCCGCAGCCGACCCCGCGGAGCTCGCCGCCGCGTTCGGTCCGCGCACCGGCCCGTGGCTGGGCAGGCTCGGCCGCGGGGTGGACGCCAGCCCGGTCGACGCGACCCCGTGGGTGCCCCGCGCCCACGGCCGCGAGACCACCTTCCAGACCGACATCGACGACTGGGACCGGATCGCGGAGGAGGTGCGCGCCCTGACCCACCGGGTGGTCGCCGACATCGACGCGGAGGGCCGGCCCGCGGCACGGGTCGGGCTGAAGATCCGGTTCGCGCCGTTCGTCACCGTGACCCGCAGCCTCACCCTGCCCGATCCGACCCACGACCCAGCCGTGCTCGCCGACGCCGCCGTCAGCCTGCTGGAGCGCGTCGACCACGACCGGGCGGTGCGCCTGCTCGGGGTGCGCCTGGAGATGGTGCCGCCGGCGGGCGGCTACCCGCGGTGA
- a CDS encoding FUSC family protein produces the protein MEARPFDEVLIKSRTSLRFRRKRLSSKRWQIGQAAIAAGIAWFIAADVFHHELPFLAATSAMLCLGTSYGQRLRRVAEVMIGVAIGVFVADLFVLEFGTGGWQIAVIVAISMSVAFLLDGGQLFVNQAAIQGIIVCALVPGPGQAITRWTDALIGGSVALVAATVVPAAPLRRPREQAAAVMRKIATLLRTAGEVMVDGEVERAFALLADARSTDHLISELQAAADEGMSVVASSPFRFRHRNRVRRMADLVDPLDRALRSTRVLVRQVAVAAYRRQPIPSAYSRIALDLADAATKVAEELQADRTAFAARPALIAVGNGTGQVPRTDELAAEVVLAQLRSIIVDLLLLSGLDQTESTDALPPPPR, from the coding sequence ATGGAGGCGCGGCCGTTCGACGAGGTGCTGATCAAGAGTCGGACCTCGCTGCGGTTTCGCCGCAAACGGCTCTCCTCCAAACGGTGGCAGATCGGGCAAGCGGCCATCGCCGCGGGCATCGCGTGGTTCATCGCCGCGGACGTGTTCCATCACGAGCTGCCCTTCCTCGCCGCGACCTCGGCCATGTTGTGCCTCGGCACCTCCTACGGCCAGCGGCTGCGCCGGGTCGCGGAGGTGATGATCGGCGTGGCGATCGGCGTGTTCGTCGCCGATCTCTTCGTGCTGGAGTTCGGCACCGGTGGGTGGCAGATCGCGGTCATCGTCGCGATCTCGATGTCGGTGGCCTTCCTGCTCGACGGCGGTCAGCTCTTCGTCAACCAGGCGGCGATCCAGGGCATCATCGTGTGCGCGCTCGTGCCCGGCCCCGGGCAGGCGATCACTCGCTGGACCGATGCGCTGATCGGAGGGTCGGTCGCCCTGGTCGCGGCCACGGTGGTGCCTGCGGCCCCGCTGCGGCGCCCGCGTGAGCAGGCCGCCGCGGTGATGCGCAAGATCGCCACCCTGCTGCGCACCGCGGGCGAGGTGATGGTCGACGGCGAGGTCGAGCGGGCCTTCGCGCTGCTCGCGGACGCGCGCTCCACCGACCACCTGATCAGCGAGCTGCAGGCCGCCGCCGACGAGGGCATGTCGGTCGTGGCCTCCTCGCCGTTCCGGTTCCGCCACCGCAACCGGGTGCGGCGGATGGCCGACCTCGTCGATCCGCTCGACCGCGCGCTGCGCAGCACCCGCGTGCTGGTGCGTCAGGTCGCGGTGGCGGCGTACCGCCGCCAGCCGATCCCCTCGGCGTACTCCCGCATCGCCTTGGACCTCGCCGACGCGGCGACGAAGGTCGCCGAGGAGCTCCAGGCCGACCGCACCGCCTTCGCTGCCCGGCCGGCGCTGATCGCGGTCGGCAATGGCACCGGACAGGTCCCACGGACCGACGAGCTCGCGGCAGAGGTCGTGCTCGCCCAGCTGCGCTCGATCATCGTGGACCTGCTGCTGCTCTCCGGTCTCGACCAGACCGAGTCCACCGACGCGCTGCCCCCGCCGCCGCGCTGA
- a CDS encoding WS/DGAT/MGAT family O-acyltransferase: protein MAALIDPTSVGFLTVENRSQPMHVGSLQLFENPTEAGPDYTRQMYDGMRQSAHTRPLFLRHPHRSIATGGQLVWRPDEQFDIDHHVRHSALPAPGEVRDLLDLCGRLHSTRLPRERPLWEAHVIEGLADGRVALYTKIHHALLDGVSASRLLQSVLSTDPDRRGMPAPWDAGEPDPPAEADHDVETAVVDASPSSLALPLAEVPIQALRSALALASEAAGMPAALLRTLSRAARSEASAISLQAPRTIFNQQITGSRRIGAQGWPVDRLRRVGKAGDATLNDVVLAMCAGAVRRYLLELDALPSAPLVAMVPVGLRARESQLASVEGGNAVGAVMCRLGTDLADPADRLETIHRSMRAGKEALASMTPLQIVAMSALGQMPAILPPLLRMQGLVHSPYNLIISNVPGPRTTHYWNGARLVGSYPLSIPINGMALNITCTSYADTMCFGLTGCRRTVPSLQLMLGHLDAELDALELAVGA from the coding sequence GTGGCCGCGCTCATCGACCCGACGTCTGTCGGGTTCCTGACGGTCGAGAACCGCAGCCAGCCCATGCACGTGGGGTCGCTGCAGCTCTTCGAGAACCCGACAGAGGCCGGGCCCGACTACACCCGGCAGATGTACGACGGGATGCGGCAGTCGGCCCACACGCGGCCACTCTTCCTGCGCCATCCGCACCGCTCGATCGCGACGGGTGGACAGCTGGTGTGGCGCCCGGACGAGCAGTTCGACATCGACCACCACGTGCGGCACAGCGCGCTGCCCGCACCCGGCGAGGTCCGCGACCTGCTCGACCTGTGCGGGCGCCTGCACAGCACCCGGCTGCCGCGCGAGCGGCCGCTGTGGGAGGCGCACGTGATCGAGGGCCTGGCCGACGGGCGGGTCGCGCTCTACACCAAGATCCACCACGCGCTGCTCGACGGCGTCTCCGCCTCCCGCCTGCTGCAGAGCGTGCTGAGCACCGACCCCGACCGGAGGGGCATGCCCGCGCCCTGGGACGCCGGGGAGCCGGACCCTCCGGCCGAGGCCGACCACGACGTCGAGACGGCCGTCGTCGACGCCTCGCCGTCCTCGCTGGCGCTGCCCCTCGCCGAGGTGCCGATCCAGGCGCTGCGCTCGGCGCTGGCGCTCGCCTCCGAGGCCGCCGGGATGCCGGCCGCGCTGCTGCGGACCCTGTCGCGCGCGGCCCGCAGCGAGGCCTCGGCGATCTCCCTGCAGGCGCCGCGGACGATCTTCAACCAGCAGATCACCGGCTCGCGACGCATCGGTGCCCAGGGCTGGCCGGTCGATCGGCTGCGCCGGGTCGGCAAGGCCGGCGACGCCACGCTCAACGACGTGGTGCTCGCGATGTGCGCCGGGGCGGTACGCCGCTACCTGCTCGAGCTCGACGCCCTGCCGTCGGCGCCCCTGGTCGCGATGGTCCCGGTGGGGCTGCGGGCCCGCGAGTCCCAGCTCGCCTCCGTCGAGGGCGGGAACGCCGTGGGTGCGGTCATGTGCCGCCTCGGCACCGATCTCGCCGACCCCGCGGACCGGCTCGAGACGATCCACCGCTCGATGCGTGCCGGGAAGGAGGCGCTGGCCTCGATGACGCCGCTGCAGATCGTGGCGATGAGCGCGCTCGGGCAGATGCCGGCGATCCTGCCGCCGCTGCTGCGGATGCAGGGCCTCGTGCACTCGCCGTACAACCTCATCATCAGCAACGTCCCCGGACCGCGGACCACCCACTACTGGAACGGGGCGCGCCTGGTCGGCAGCTACCCGCTGTCGATCCCGATCAACGGCATGGCCCTCAACATCACCTGCACGTCGTACGCCGACACCATGTGCTTCGGGCTCACCGGGTGCCGCCGCACGGTGCCCAGCCTGCAGCTGATGCTCGGCCACCTCGACGCCGAGCTCGATGCCCTCGAGCTCGCGGTGGGCGCCTGA